The following coding sequences lie in one Synergistaceae bacterium genomic window:
- a CDS encoding branched-chain amino acid ABC transporter permease, with translation MGEYNITILIFITIQAIVACGLNVIVGYAGQISLGHAAFFGIGAYSSALLTTKAGLTFWAALPLVVLITAVIGMVLGMPSLRLREDFLAVTTIGINFIVESVFLYVPFFGGALGLGGIPSIYLFGTRLKGLNYLYMCLAFLAVTLAVSRRFTRSWAGLACFTLREEETAASSVGVSPVRFKLTAFVIGTAMAGLGGALYAHQMRFISATDFGFPLSIMMMSMVVLGGIGTLWGPVLGALILGALPEVFRPLVDYRMLLNAAILLLMIRFQPDGLLGEGGLIRRLLPWRGGESRG, from the coding sequence GTGGGCGAGTACAATATCACAATCCTCATTTTCATCACCATACAGGCGATAGTCGCGTGCGGGCTGAACGTCATCGTCGGCTACGCGGGGCAGATATCGCTGGGACACGCGGCCTTCTTCGGCATCGGCGCCTACTCCTCCGCCCTGCTCACTACCAAGGCGGGGCTGACCTTCTGGGCGGCGCTGCCGTTGGTGGTGCTGATAACGGCGGTTATCGGCATGGTGCTCGGTATGCCGAGCCTGAGGCTGCGCGAGGACTTCCTGGCGGTGACCACCATAGGGATAAACTTCATCGTCGAGTCGGTCTTCCTGTACGTCCCCTTCTTCGGAGGGGCGCTCGGGTTAGGGGGTATTCCGAGCATATACCTGTTCGGGACGAGGCTGAAGGGGCTCAACTATTTGTACATGTGCCTCGCCTTCCTGGCGGTGACACTGGCGGTCTCGCGGCGCTTCACTAGGAGCTGGGCGGGGTTGGCCTGCTTCACCCTAAGGGAGGAGGAGACAGCGGCCTCGAGCGTGGGGGTGTCGCCGGTGCGCTTCAAGCTGACCGCCTTCGTTATAGGCACGGCGATGGCCGGGCTCGGAGGCGCTCTCTACGCGCACCAGATGCGCTTCATCAGCGCGACGGACTTCGGCTTTCCTCTGTCGATAATGATGATGTCGATGGTGGTGCTCGGGGGGATAGGCACCCTCTGGGGGCCGGTGCTGGGTGCCCTGATCCTTGGCGCTCTGCCGGAGGTCTTCCGGCCGCTGGTCGACTACAGGATGCTGCTGAACGCTGCGATCCTTCTGCTGATGATACGCTTTCAGCCCGACGGGCTGCTGGGCGAGGGGGGCCTGATCCGCAGGCTGCTGCCAT